Proteins encoded together in one Halomarina salina window:
- a CDS encoding heavy metal translocating P-type ATPase produces the protein MSDERGEAGGTACDGPCAGSDDDGHDDEDTRVDASGPAATADERRDRTTPADASASVELSVPEMDCASCATKVESSVRRLDGIESVDPQVTSGRLLVGYDESQTDADAIGERVEKAGYGVASTSGPRTEQFGVPDMDCASCAGKVENALVNVEGVSAYETRPTNGTVRVTFDEGSVSRRQVVDAIESAGYAVTNADEDDEEGHGHSHEVPDGGSVWRSRRAVLTWVSGAFVAFGLLFEFVLGGSNVEVARLLGSELLLADVLFLAAVAFGGQGILRNGYYSARNLNLDIDLLMSGAILGALVASVGFGESLYFEAATLAFLFSVAELLERYSMDRTRDSLRELMDLSPDEATVRREGEEQTVPVEDVAVGEVVVVRPGEKIPMDGEVVDGDSAVNQAPITGESVPVDKTVGDEVYAGTVNEGGYLEVEVTSTAGDNTISRVVSMVEDAQSNRTDREQFVERFADYYTPVVVSVAIAAMVVPPLAWGADWTTWFVRGLTLVVLACPCAFVISTPVSVVSGITSAAKNGVLIKGGDHLEAMGEVDAIALDKTGTLTKGELAVTDVVPLNDNSEEDVLRCARGLETRSEHPIGEAIVAQATDRGVADREVEGFESLTGKGVRADLDGTPHFAGKPGLFEDLGFDLSHVHATTDGGQVTATTQQLCERNDCLDLLEHTVPRLQSEGKTVVLVGRSGRSPAGNRTESGETEDELEGVIAVADEVRPDAAAMVDRLHDLGVEHVVMLTGDNQRTANAIGEQVGVDDVRAELLPEDKVSAVEALQAEYGTVAMVGDGINDAPALATADVGVAMGAAGTDTALETADIALMADDLSRLPYLYDLSHRANGVIRQNVWTSLAAKAALAVAVPFGLPIWAAVLFGDAGMTVGVTGNAMRLSTVEPTLDGAAASAERH, from the coding sequence ATGAGCGACGAGCGTGGCGAGGCCGGCGGGACGGCCTGCGACGGCCCGTGTGCTGGGTCGGACGACGACGGCCACGACGACGAAGACACCCGCGTCGACGCGTCCGGCCCGGCCGCTACGGCCGACGAGCGACGCGACCGGACTACGCCCGCCGACGCGAGCGCGTCGGTGGAACTTTCGGTCCCCGAGATGGACTGCGCCTCCTGCGCGACGAAGGTCGAGTCGAGCGTCCGGCGACTCGACGGTATCGAGTCGGTGGACCCGCAGGTGACGAGCGGTCGGCTGCTGGTCGGCTACGACGAGTCGCAGACCGACGCGGACGCCATCGGCGAGCGAGTCGAGAAGGCGGGCTACGGCGTCGCGTCGACCAGCGGCCCTCGCACCGAGCAGTTCGGCGTTCCCGACATGGACTGCGCGTCCTGTGCGGGGAAGGTCGAGAACGCTCTCGTGAACGTCGAGGGCGTGAGCGCCTACGAGACGCGACCGACGAACGGGACGGTCCGCGTCACGTTCGACGAGGGGAGCGTCTCGCGGCGGCAGGTCGTCGACGCCATCGAGAGCGCGGGCTACGCGGTCACGAACGCCGACGAGGACGACGAGGAGGGGCACGGTCACAGTCACGAGGTCCCCGACGGAGGGAGCGTCTGGCGGAGTCGACGCGCGGTGCTGACCTGGGTCAGCGGCGCGTTCGTCGCCTTCGGCCTCCTCTTCGAGTTCGTGCTGGGCGGGTCGAACGTCGAGGTGGCGCGGCTCCTCGGCAGTGAACTACTCCTCGCCGACGTGCTGTTCCTGGCGGCCGTCGCGTTCGGCGGACAGGGCATCCTGCGCAACGGCTACTACTCCGCGCGGAACCTGAACCTCGACATCGACCTGCTGATGAGCGGGGCGATACTCGGCGCGCTGGTCGCCAGCGTCGGGTTCGGCGAGTCGCTGTACTTCGAGGCGGCGACGCTCGCGTTCCTGTTCAGCGTCGCCGAACTCCTCGAACGCTACTCGATGGACAGGACGAGAGACTCGCTGCGCGAGCTGATGGACCTCTCGCCCGACGAGGCGACCGTCCGCCGAGAGGGGGAGGAGCAGACCGTCCCCGTCGAGGACGTCGCGGTGGGCGAGGTGGTCGTGGTCCGCCCCGGCGAGAAGATACCGATGGACGGCGAGGTGGTCGACGGCGACAGCGCGGTCAACCAGGCCCCCATCACGGGCGAGTCGGTCCCGGTGGACAAGACGGTCGGCGACGAGGTGTACGCGGGCACCGTCAACGAGGGCGGCTACCTCGAGGTCGAGGTGACGTCCACGGCGGGCGACAACACCATCTCGCGGGTCGTCTCGATGGTCGAGGACGCCCAGTCGAACCGGACTGACCGCGAGCAGTTCGTCGAGCGGTTCGCCGACTACTACACCCCCGTCGTCGTGAGCGTCGCCATCGCGGCGATGGTCGTCCCCCCGCTGGCGTGGGGCGCGGACTGGACGACGTGGTTCGTCCGCGGCCTGACGCTCGTCGTCCTCGCGTGTCCCTGCGCGTTCGTCATCTCGACGCCCGTCTCGGTCGTCTCGGGCATCACCAGCGCCGCGAAGAACGGCGTGCTCATCAAGGGCGGCGACCACCTGGAGGCGATGGGCGAGGTCGACGCCATCGCCCTCGACAAGACCGGGACGCTGACGAAGGGCGAACTCGCCGTCACCGACGTCGTCCCGCTCAACGACAACAGCGAGGAGGACGTGCTGCGCTGTGCGCGGGGACTGGAGACGCGCTCGGAACACCCCATCGGCGAGGCCATCGTCGCACAGGCGACCGACCGCGGCGTCGCCGACCGCGAGGTCGAGGGCTTCGAGAGCCTCACGGGGAAGGGCGTGCGCGCGGACCTCGACGGGACGCCCCACTTCGCGGGCAAGCCGGGCCTGTTCGAGGACCTGGGGTTCGACCTCTCGCACGTCCACGCGACGACCGACGGCGGGCAGGTGACGGCCACCACCCAGCAGCTCTGCGAGCGCAACGACTGCCTCGACCTGCTGGAACACACGGTCCCGCGCCTCCAGTCGGAGGGCAAGACCGTCGTGCTGGTCGGCCGCTCCGGACGGAGCCCGGCTGGAAACCGGACGGAGTCCGGTGAGACCGAAGACGAACTGGAGGGCGTCATCGCCGTCGCCGACGAGGTGCGACCCGACGCGGCCGCGATGGTCGACCGCCTCCACGACCTGGGCGTCGAGCACGTCGTCATGCTCACCGGCGACAACCAGCGCACCGCGAACGCCATCGGCGAGCAGGTCGGCGTCGACGACGTGCGCGCCGAACTCCTCCCCGAGGACAAGGTGAGCGCCGTCGAGGCGCTCCAGGCGGAGTACGGCACGGTCGCGATGGTCGGCGACGGCATCAACGACGCGCCCGCGCTCGCCACCGCAGACGTCGGCGTCGCGATGGGTGCGGCGGGTACCGACACCGCCCTGGAGACGGCGGACATCGCGCTGATGGCCGACGACCTCTCGCGGCTGCCGTACCTCTATGACCTCTCGCACCGGGCGAACGGCGTCATCCGGCAGAACGTCTGGACGAGCCTCGCCGCGAAGGCCGCCCTCGCCGTCGCCGTCCCATTCGGTCTGCCGATCTGGGCGGCGGTGCTGTTCGGCGACGCGGGCATGACCGTCGGCGTCACCGGCAACGCGATGCGCCTCTCCACCGTCGAACCGACGCTGGACGGGGCGGCCGCGTCGGCGGAACGACACTGA
- a CDS encoding DUF7344 domain-containing protein — translation MSEVSDVDAERELPRVGSRTATALSTAKVVSDDGASETAPPPQSAVFSILKNSRRRHVLKFLLEEQRRVSLAELAVHIAAHENDIPTGAVTSAQRKRVYVSLYQSHLPKLDEVGAVDYNDARKYATADEHLDAFRPYLHDDPDDHHWSRWYLGLGLVGVAGATAGYLGNVRSALFADGLLLVLAVGFLTVALYQSYHAFEGA, via the coding sequence ATGAGTGAGGTCTCCGACGTCGACGCCGAACGGGAGCTCCCCCGCGTGGGGTCCCGGACGGCGACGGCGTTGTCCACCGCGAAGGTCGTGAGCGACGACGGGGCGTCGGAGACGGCCCCGCCACCGCAGTCGGCCGTCTTCTCCATCCTGAAGAACAGCAGGCGTCGGCACGTCCTGAAGTTCCTCCTCGAGGAGCAGCGACGCGTCTCGCTGGCGGAACTCGCCGTCCACATCGCGGCTCACGAGAACGACATCCCGACCGGCGCGGTGACGTCCGCCCAGCGCAAGCGCGTCTACGTCTCGCTCTACCAGTCACACCTGCCGAAACTGGACGAGGTCGGGGCCGTCGACTACAACGACGCTCGCAAGTACGCCACCGCCGACGAGCACCTCGACGCGTTCAGGCCGTACCTGCACGACGACCCCGACGACCACCACTGGAGCCGGTGGTACCTCGGCCTCGGCCTCGTCGGTGTCGCCGGGGCGACGGCGGGGTACCTCGGAAACGTCCGGTCGGCACTGTTCGCCGACGGACTCCTCTTGGTGCTCGCCGTCGGCTTCCTCACCGTCGCGCTCTACCAGTCGTACCACGCATTCGAAGGAGCGTAA
- a CDS encoding nucleotide sugar dehydrogenase: MRSSEVVGLYGTDAPADRQRRALTSGRVPVAVYGLGKMGLPLAAVYAELTGNVTGVDIDEQVVETVNAGGTHVTGEPGLADLVSVVTADGSLQAVNDPSEAAEAARLHVAIVPTTLTEERRPDLAALEAVVESVAHGLSPGDLFVVESTVPPGTCRDLVEPTLAAASGLDPDEFGVAFCPERTASGRALRDIRGSYPKVVGGVDEESTRAAALVYDELVDNEVIRVSDTTTAECVKVFEGLYRDVNIALANELALVRDDLDVDVVEAISVANTQPYCDIHTPGAGVGGHCIPYYPYFVFDRVSGEMPLSRAARDVNDSMPRFLAETVVDGLQARGTAIEDATVAVLGLAYRPGVAETRASPAIPLVEDLSSRGARILVVDPVLDGASADYPLTPIEELERTDLDAAVLVTNHPEFGDLDWESYDSLVCVDGRDALVDLPDRHDCYVVGRGPN; this comes from the coding sequence ATGAGGTCCAGTGAGGTGGTCGGCCTCTACGGGACCGACGCTCCCGCGGACCGACAGCGTCGAGCGCTGACGAGCGGTCGCGTCCCGGTCGCCGTCTACGGTCTCGGGAAGATGGGACTCCCGCTCGCCGCCGTCTACGCCGAACTGACCGGGAACGTGACGGGCGTCGACATCGACGAACAGGTCGTCGAGACCGTCAACGCCGGCGGGACGCACGTCACGGGCGAACCCGGCCTCGCCGACCTCGTCTCGGTGGTGACCGCCGACGGCAGTCTCCAGGCGGTCAACGACCCGTCCGAGGCCGCCGAGGCCGCGAGACTCCACGTCGCCATCGTCCCGACGACGCTGACCGAAGAGCGGCGCCCGGACCTCGCGGCGCTCGAAGCCGTCGTCGAGAGCGTGGCTCACGGGCTCTCGCCGGGGGACCTCTTCGTCGTCGAGTCGACGGTCCCGCCGGGGACGTGCCGGGACCTCGTCGAACCGACGCTCGCGGCGGCGAGCGGACTCGACCCCGACGAGTTCGGGGTCGCGTTCTGCCCCGAGCGCACTGCCAGCGGGCGCGCCTTGCGCGACATCCGGGGGTCGTACCCCAAGGTCGTCGGCGGCGTCGACGAGGAGAGTACGCGTGCGGCGGCGCTCGTCTACGACGAGCTCGTCGACAACGAGGTCATCCGCGTCAGCGACACGACGACCGCGGAGTGCGTGAAGGTGTTCGAGGGCCTCTACCGCGACGTGAACATCGCGCTCGCGAACGAACTGGCGCTGGTGCGCGACGACCTGGACGTCGACGTGGTCGAGGCCATCAGCGTCGCCAACACCCAGCCGTACTGCGACATCCACACGCCGGGGGCGGGCGTCGGCGGGCACTGCATCCCCTACTACCCGTACTTCGTCTTCGACCGCGTGAGCGGGGAGATGCCGCTCTCACGGGCGGCGCGGGACGTCAACGACTCGATGCCGAGGTTCCTCGCCGAGACGGTCGTGGACGGCCTCCAGGCCCGTGGAACGGCCATCGAGGACGCGACGGTCGCGGTGCTCGGTCTCGCCTACCGGCCGGGAGTCGCGGAGACGCGCGCTTCCCCGGCGATACCCCTCGTCGAGGACCTCAGTTCGCGTGGTGCGCGCATCCTCGTCGTCGACCCGGTGCTCGACGGGGCGAGCGCGGACTACCCGTTGACGCCCATCGAGGAACTCGAACGGACCGACCTCGACGCGGCCGTCCTCGTCACGAACCACCCCGAGTTCGGGGACCTCGACTGGGAGTCGTACGACTCGCTGGTGTGTGTCGACGGTCGCGACGCCCTGGTGGACCTGCCGGACCGCCACGACTGCTACGTCGTCGGCCGCGGTCCGAACTGA
- a CDS encoding Gfo/Idh/MocA family protein produces the protein MTETTRTGVIGVGYMGWNHARQYSELPNVDLVGVADRDQKRAVQTAREFDTEARSVEGLLDSVDAVSIAVPTQHHADLIDDCFDAGVHVLVEKPFVDDLDRGRALVERSEATGLTLQVGHVERFNPAVQTLADIASHLDVIAFSTRRVGPGVDRQLTDSVALDLMIHDIDIVLSMVDAPLDDLTSVSTANGQHATAALRFEDGVVADMTASRVTQREERTIEVVTESGCLLADCIDQSVEVHRTSSGLQESMNGHRLYQCDGVVERPSVQQADPLRRELESFVETVAAGTLPLVDGTDGLRAVELAQRVERAALVEALAEEVSG, from the coding sequence ATGACCGAGACCACTCGAACCGGCGTCATCGGCGTCGGTTACATGGGGTGGAACCACGCCCGACAGTACAGTGAACTGCCGAACGTCGACCTCGTCGGCGTCGCGGACCGCGACCAGAAGCGCGCCGTCCAGACCGCACGCGAGTTCGACACGGAGGCCCGGTCCGTCGAGGGCCTGCTCGACAGCGTCGACGCCGTCTCGATAGCCGTCCCGACCCAGCACCACGCCGACCTCATCGACGACTGCTTCGACGCCGGCGTCCACGTCCTCGTCGAGAAACCGTTCGTCGACGACCTCGACCGCGGCCGGGCGCTCGTCGAACGGAGCGAGGCGACGGGGCTGACGCTGCAGGTCGGTCACGTCGAGCGGTTCAACCCCGCCGTCCAGACGCTCGCCGACATCGCCTCGCACCTCGACGTCATCGCGTTCAGCACGCGCCGGGTCGGGCCGGGTGTCGACCGACAGCTCACCGACAGCGTCGCGCTCGACCTGATGATCCACGACATCGACATCGTGCTCTCAATGGTCGACGCGCCGCTCGACGACCTGACGAGCGTCTCGACGGCCAACGGACAGCACGCGACCGCTGCGCTGCGGTTCGAGGACGGCGTCGTCGCCGACATGACCGCCAGCCGCGTCACCCAGCGCGAGGAGCGGACCATCGAGGTGGTCACGGAGTCGGGCTGTCTGCTCGCCGACTGCATCGACCAGTCCGTCGAGGTCCACCGGACCTCCTCGGGCCTGCAGGAGAGCATGAACGGCCACCGTCTCTACCAGTGCGACGGCGTCGTCGAGCGGCCCAGCGTCCAGCAGGCCGACCCACTCCGACGCGAACTGGAGTCGTTCGTCGAGACCGTCGCGGCCGGAACTCTACCGCTCGTCGACGGGACCGACGGTCTCCGGGCGGTCGAACTCGCCCAGCGCGTCGAGCGGGCGGCGCTGGTCGAAGCGCTCGCCGAGGAGGTGTCGGGATGA
- a CDS encoding DegT/DnrJ/EryC1/StrS family aminotransferase, with the protein MIDIADPSVGPEEVARVRDVLESGRLADGPEVRTFEEEFSEFCGVEHGVATSNGTTALHTALHALGIGPGDYVLTTPFSFVASANAIRLVGATPVFADVDPETYNLDPTAVEHRLETGPSVDAILTVHLYGLPSDVGPLRRLADEYDVPLVEDAAQAHGARYDGDPVGSFGDVACFSFYPTKNMTTGEGGMVVTDRQTVADRAARYVNHGRSSEGYEHVEVGHNFRMTSLAAAIGRVQLDRLPTLVDIRRANAARLDEALADSSILTPSTPPGFDHAYHQYTVRSDDRTGLADHLAEAGVDSAVYYPTPIHEQPAYHHVDHSAPITEHLADHVLSLPVHPGLSDADVDRIATAVLDYETHQQ; encoded by the coding sequence ATGATCGACATCGCAGACCCGTCGGTCGGGCCGGAGGAGGTCGCCCGCGTCAGGGACGTCCTGGAGTCGGGCCGCCTCGCCGACGGCCCCGAGGTCCGGACGTTCGAGGAGGAGTTCAGCGAGTTCTGTGGCGTCGAACACGGCGTCGCCACGTCGAACGGGACGACCGCGCTCCACACCGCCCTCCACGCGCTCGGCATCGGGCCGGGCGACTACGTCCTGACGACGCCGTTCTCGTTCGTCGCCAGCGCCAACGCGATTCGGCTGGTCGGTGCGACGCCGGTGTTCGCCGACGTCGACCCGGAGACGTACAACCTCGACCCGACGGCCGTCGAACACCGGCTGGAGACGGGACCATCCGTCGACGCCATCCTCACGGTCCACCTCTACGGCCTGCCGAGCGACGTGGGGCCGCTCCGCCGACTCGCCGACGAGTACGACGTCCCCCTCGTCGAGGACGCCGCACAGGCGCACGGCGCACGCTACGACGGCGACCCCGTCGGGTCGTTCGGCGACGTCGCCTGTTTCTCGTTCTACCCGACGAAGAACATGACCACGGGCGAGGGCGGCATGGTCGTCACCGACCGCCAGACCGTGGCGGACCGAGCCGCCCGGTACGTCAACCACGGCCGGTCGTCCGAGGGGTACGAGCACGTCGAGGTCGGCCACAACTTCCGGATGACGAGTCTCGCGGCCGCTATCGGCCGCGTCCAGCTCGACCGCCTCCCGACGCTGGTGGACATCCGCCGGGCGAACGCGGCGCGCCTCGACGAGGCGCTCGCCGATAGCTCGATCCTCACGCCGTCCACCCCGCCGGGGTTCGACCACGCCTACCACCAGTACACGGTCCGGTCGGACGACCGGACAGGCCTCGCCGACCACCTCGCGGAGGCGGGCGTCGACTCGGCGGTGTACTACCCGACGCCCATCCACGAGCAGCCAGCGTACCACCACGTCGACCACAGCGCTCCCATCACGGAGCACCTCGCGGACCACGTCCTCTCGCTCCCGGTCCACCCCGGACTGTCGGACGCGGACGTCGACCGCATCGCGACCGCAGTACTCGACTACGAGACCCACCAACAATGA
- a CDS encoding acyltransferase, which yields MTKRVIGRGCTIAASATVGHPYDGWTDPARLGDGATVRSGSVIYTDVAAGDDFTTGHNALVREETDIGDGVLVGTNAVVDGDSTVGSNVSLQTGVYIPRNSTLGDRVFVGPGAVFTNDPYPIREEVELVGPTLEDDVSIGANATVLPGITVGEGAFVAAGAVVTRDVPPGSLVVGAPGEVRPLPDGFGTENRLG from the coding sequence CTGACGAAACGCGTCATCGGCCGCGGGTGTACGATAGCAGCATCGGCGACCGTCGGCCATCCGTACGACGGCTGGACGGACCCCGCCCGACTCGGGGACGGCGCGACCGTCCGGAGCGGGAGCGTGATTTACACCGACGTGGCGGCCGGTGACGACTTCACGACCGGTCACAACGCGCTCGTCCGGGAGGAGACAGACATCGGCGACGGCGTGCTCGTCGGGACGAACGCGGTCGTCGACGGCGACTCGACGGTCGGCTCGAACGTCAGCCTCCAGACGGGCGTCTACATCCCGCGGAACTCCACGCTCGGCGACCGGGTGTTCGTCGGTCCCGGTGCGGTGTTCACGAACGACCCGTACCCCATCAGGGAGGAGGTCGAACTCGTCGGGCCGACGCTGGAAGACGACGTCTCCATCGGCGCCAACGCGACCGTCCTGCCGGGTATCACCGTCGGGGAGGGAGCGTTCGTCGCCGCCGGTGCCGTCGTCACCCGCGACGTGCCGCCCGGGTCGCTCGTCGTCGGTGCCCCCGGCGAGGTCCGCCCACTCCCCGACGGGTTCGGAACGGAGAACAGGCTCGGATGA
- a CDS encoding DUF7344 domain-containing protein: MLRSRLSTRDGGTDGEEHAAGVTEHEMFTTLSNARRLSVLRYLVDADEPTDLGTLVESVASAEFGVPVADLERKQERRIYVALHQNHLPYLEEIGLVEWDRSRGIISLRGGETVEQYLGATDARSGRSYGPPLALSMCSLGLVAGYLMEFTGGLAVSSLGALTAVTAAVLLSAGAVWTTERPH, translated from the coding sequence ATGTTGCGTTCACGACTATCCACACGCGACGGCGGGACCGACGGGGAGGAACACGCGGCGGGCGTGACCGAACACGAGATGTTCACCACGCTCAGCAACGCGCGGCGACTCTCGGTACTCCGGTATCTCGTCGACGCCGACGAACCGACCGACCTCGGGACGCTCGTCGAGTCCGTCGCGTCCGCGGAGTTCGGGGTGCCGGTCGCGGACCTCGAACGGAAACAGGAGCGGCGCATCTACGTCGCGCTCCACCAGAACCACCTGCCGTATCTGGAGGAGATCGGGCTCGTCGAGTGGGACCGAAGTCGCGGCATCATCTCCCTCCGGGGCGGCGAGACGGTCGAACAGTACCTCGGCGCGACCGACGCGCGGTCCGGTCGGTCGTACGGTCCCCCGCTCGCGCTCTCGATGTGCTCGCTGGGCCTCGTCGCGGGCTACCTGATGGAGTTCACCGGCGGGCTCGCCGTCTCCTCGCTGGGCGCGCTGACGGCGGTCACCGCGGCCGTGTTACTGTCGGCAGGTGCGGTCTGGACCACCGAACGACCGCACTGA
- a CDS encoding glycosyltransferase family 4 protein: MTRSATAGSVDDEFTVGVYHPAAGVRSSGGVVVFVQESVPELAALRPTTLVTRDGDPARALATSDADLVTVPRETSRSRAGAATVDLSERVASWSVAESVAFFLDAWGDGTLERVEEEVDVLLTHDAIDTLLLTNRLDVPVVRVYHSFDGAGAGGNLVGRLSRPAATVANSRVNARTLASELGVEVDGVAYPGVDVETFSPSVAPAFERDEVVVLFVGLLTEAKGVFDLVRAFASLSTAAELVLVGRGNEERVAEAARALGIEDSVTFAGEVSHADLPGYYRAADVLCLPTHNETFGMVNLEAMACGTPVVTSDLPGVRQYATDGESALLVPPGDVERLAARLDTVVSSPELRRELGQAGRAVAESFTWRATAERLLAACADVASAHETAVQ; encoded by the coding sequence ATGACACGGAGCGCGACGGCCGGGAGCGTCGACGACGAGTTCACGGTCGGGGTGTACCACCCCGCTGCCGGCGTCCGGAGTTCGGGTGGGGTCGTCGTGTTCGTCCAGGAGTCGGTGCCGGAACTCGCGGCGCTCCGGCCGACGACGCTCGTCACTCGTGACGGCGACCCGGCGCGCGCGCTCGCGACATCCGACGCGGACCTGGTGACCGTCCCCCGCGAGACGTCACGGAGCCGGGCGGGAGCCGCCACCGTCGACCTCTCCGAGCGGGTCGCCTCCTGGTCCGTCGCGGAGTCGGTCGCGTTCTTCCTCGACGCGTGGGGAGACGGGACGCTCGAACGCGTCGAGGAGGAGGTCGACGTCCTCCTCACCCACGACGCCATCGACACGCTCCTGCTGACCAACCGCCTCGACGTGCCGGTCGTCCGGGTCTACCACTCGTTCGACGGGGCGGGCGCGGGCGGGAACCTCGTCGGTCGACTGTCGAGACCGGCCGCGACCGTCGCCAACTCGAGGGTCAACGCGCGGACGCTCGCGAGCGAACTCGGCGTCGAGGTCGACGGCGTCGCGTACCCCGGCGTCGACGTCGAGACGTTCTCGCCGTCGGTCGCGCCCGCGTTCGAGCGCGACGAGGTGGTCGTCCTGTTCGTCGGCCTGCTCACCGAGGCTAAAGGGGTGTTCGACCTGGTGCGCGCGTTCGCCTCGCTGTCGACGGCGGCCGAACTCGTGCTGGTCGGTCGGGGGAACGAGGAGCGGGTCGCCGAGGCAGCGCGCGCGCTCGGTATCGAGGACAGCGTGACGTTCGCGGGGGAGGTGTCGCACGCCGACCTGCCCGGGTACTACCGCGCGGCGGACGTCCTCTGCCTGCCGACGCACAACGAGACGTTCGGCATGGTGAACCTCGAAGCGATGGCCTGCGGCACGCCGGTGGTCACGAGCGACCTGCCGGGTGTCCGGCAGTACGCCACCGACGGCGAGTCGGCGCTGCTCGTCCCGCCGGGAGACGTCGAGCGACTCGCGGCTCGGCTCGACACCGTCGTCTCGTCCCCCGAACTGCGGCGGGAACTGGGTCAGGCGGGCCGGGCCGTCGCCGAGTCGTTCACCTGGCGAGCGACGGCGGAACGCCTGCTCGCCGCCTGTGCCGACGTCGCGTCCGCGCACGAGACTGCCGTGCAGTGA